A portion of the Pithys albifrons albifrons isolate INPA30051 chromosome 1, PitAlb_v1, whole genome shotgun sequence genome contains these proteins:
- the ERCC5 gene encoding DNA excision repair protein ERCC-5, translated as MGVQGLWKLLECTGRPINPETLEGKILAVDISIWLNQAIKGARDRGGVSVRNAHLLTLFHRLCKLLFFRIRPVFVFDGEAPLLKRQTLAKRRQRKEVAISDSRETTEKLLKTLLKRHVIKTALAGKSNEVLPSITQVRREVDDMYVLPALEEEEKNSSEEEEEKEWQMRVNQKQMLQEQLCENPYSVDIESEDFNKLPPEIKHEILTDIKELTKRRRTLFEAMPEDSNEFSQYQLRGLLKKSNLNRCIENVQKEMNQQHSGEIQTQYENEGGFVKEVESRRVVSEETSHYILIKGIQAKEAIERDLETTAGPSSKMLEFTKLNKISESPANAKLVVSDKMQAEKDNSVVTAPPSPRTLLAIQAAMVESSSEEELDTGQLNVDQFVPGEGSVSPRTLQAIQKALSDEDEREEAVTVRTDEVLPERSEVKDFLLSSSDEEEHIPEVKEGKNIPTATICSSIQVTVHDAEFEQKSQVLEKNHITPKDTCISTAKNYSFNDNVKKGEEDVNEENDSKNHIAPKDTSISRAENYSCIDNSRKDTEDENKEEDDSENHISPKDTGISRVENYSGIDSTRKGKDLDKENYSKVGLKSLGDKDMNLCVQKPSSSSVQTSIGTLIQAETTDLSKNEENLKVSENIEEVISQTEKNISEVQKDIRFSPEAGGPKEEREGISQSEDSDSDGSFVEVDTKVSNEAEFPTKYDEKLGDDIALPEVETDRPDIVTQDLLKESEMQLGNTQNVEREADGKDSVDEWQDISLEELEELERNLSTEQNMLQSQKQQQERVAASVTGQMFLESQELLRLFGIPYIEAPMEAEAQCAILDLTDQTSGTITDDSDVWLFGARHVYKNFFSQNKYVEYYQYIDLQNELGLDRSKLINLAYLLGSDYTEGIPNVGFVTAMEILNEFPGHGLEPLLKFAEWWNEAQKNKKLRPNPRDTKVKKKLRELQLSSGFPNPAVAEAYLKPVVDETRGSFTWGRPDIEQIREFCKDHFGWTTTKVDGILLPVMKQLNMQQTQLRIDSFFRLEQHEKLAIKSQRLRRAVTCLKRKEKEADDEIQDATPITDMELKQHEKANGEDTNQAVATKVQRGKRKNPSDFRKDCLFGGGFIGNLKLSDTSSDSSVEESESRDLGKSKRRKSTSATETVDHEEKKGCSSSSDEDEDLENVVMVTAKPVFQGRKNKSRGKRGIKKKKS; from the exons ATGGGAGTTCAAGGACTTTGGAAGCTGCTTGAATGCACCGGGAGACCCATAAACCCGGAAACGCTGGAAGGGAAGATTCTTGCTGTTG ATATCAGTATTTGGTTGAACCAAGCAATAAAGGGAGCCAGAGATCGTGGTGGTGTTTCTGTACGGAATGCTCATCTCCTCACTCTGTTTCATCGACTCTGCAAGTTACTCTTTTTCCGAATACGACCTGTCTTTGTTTTTGATGGAGAGGCACCTCTTCTGAAGAGACAAACCTTG GCTAAGcgaagacaaagaaaagaagttGCCATCAGTGATTCCAGGGAAACTACAGAGAAACTTTTGAAAACGCTTTTGAAGAGACATGTTATCAAAACTGCTCTTGCAGGaaaaag CAATGAAGTTTTGCCCAGTATTACACAAGTTCGAAGAGAAGTTGATGATATGTATGTATTGCCTGCTttagaggaagaagagaagaataG ctcagaggaggaagaagaaaaagaatggcAAATGAGAGTGAACCAAAAACAGATGTTGCAA GAACAGTTATGTGAAAATCCTTATTCTGTAGATATTGAATCAGAAGATTTCAACAAACTGCctccagaaataaaacatgagaTCTTGACTGACATTAAAGAACTTACAAAGCGAAGAAGAACATTATTTGAAGCAATGCCAGAG gaCTCCAATGAGTTTTCCCAGTACCAGCTTAGGGGTTTGCTTAAAAAAAGCAACCTCAATCGGTGCATAGAAAATGTGCAAAAAGAAATGAATCAACAGCACTCTGGTGAAATCCAAACACAATATGAAAATGAAGGTGGTTTTGTGAAAGAAGTGGAATCAAGGAGGGTGGTCTCTGAAGAGACTTCTCACTATATTCTGATAAAGG GTATTCAAGCCAAAGAAGCTATAGAAAGAGACTTGGAAACTACTGCAGGACCCTCATCAAAAATGCTTGAATTTACTAAATTGAATAAAATCAGTGAATCTCCTGCTAATGCAAAGCTAGTGGTGTCTGACAAGATGCAGGCAGAGAAAGATAACAGTGTGGTGACAGCACCACCCTCTCCACGGACTTTGCTTGCTATCCAGGCAGCTATGGTAGAAAGCAGCTCAGAAGAAGAACTGGATACAGGACAATTGAATGTAGACCAATTTGTACCAGGGGAGGGCAGTGTGTCTCCAAGAACATTACAGGCAATTCAGAAAGCGCTGAGTGATGAGGATGAAAGGGAGGAAGCTGTTACTGTTAGAACTGATGAAGTGCTACCAGAGAGATCAGAAGTGAAAGATTTTCTGCTTAGTAGCTCAGATGAGGAGGAGCACATTCCTGAAGttaaggagggaaaaaacatACCTACAGCTACAATTTGTTCATCAATCCAAGTGACTGTGCATGATGCTGAATTTGAACAGAAGAGTCAGgtgttggaaaaaaatcatattacACCCAAAGACACTTGTATATCCACAGctaaaaattactcttttaatGACAACGTTAAAAAAGGTGAAGAGGatgtaaatgaagaaaatgattCAAAAAATCATATTGCACCCAAGGACACCAGTATATCCAGAGCTGAAAATTATTCATGTATTGACAATTCTAGAAAAGATacagaagatgaaaacaaagaagaagATGATTCTGAAAATCATATTTCACCCAAAGATACTGGTATATCCAGAGTTGAAAATTATTCTGGTATTGACAGTACTAGAAAAGGCAAAGATTTagacaaagaaaattattccaaagTGGGTTTAAAGTCTTTGGGAGATAAGGATATGAATTTGTGTGTGCAGAAGCCAAGTTCTTCTTCTGTACAAACTAGTATAGGGACTTTGATTCAAGCTGAAACAACAGACCtttctaaaaatgaagaaaatttgaAAGTTTCTGAAAATATAGAGGAAGTAAtttcacaaacagaaaagaatataTCTGAAGTACAAAAGGACATCAGATTTTCTCCTGAAGCTGGAGGTCCtaaggaggaaagagaagggatATCACAGTCTGAAGACAGTGATTCTGATG GAAGCTTTGTTGAAGTGGACACCAAAGTCAGTAATGAGGCTGAGTTCCCTACTAAGTATGATGAAAAACTGGGTGATGACATAGCACTGCCAGAAGTGGAGACAGACAGACCTGATATTGTCACACAGGACTTACTGAAGGAGTCTGAAATGCAGCTGGGAAATACTCAGAATGTTGAAAGAGAAGCTGATGGTAAAGATTCAGTGGATGAGTGGCAAGACATCAGTTTG GAAGAACTAGAAGAACTAGAAAGGAACCTTTCCACTGAGCAGAATATGCTTCAGTCtcaaaaacagcagcaggaacgCGTTGCTGCATCCGTAACAGGACAGATGTTCTTGGAAAGCCAG GAGCTTCTCCGTCTCTTTGGCATTCCATATATTGAAGCTCCAATGGAGGCAGAAGCACAGTGTGCTATACTGGACCTTACCGATCAGACCTCTGGGACAATCACCGATGACAGTGATGTTTGGTTATTTGGCGCACGACATGTTTATAAAAATTTCTTCAGTCAGAACAAATACGTAGAATATTATCAGTATATTGATTTGCAGAATGAGTTAG GGTTGGATAGAAGCAAGCTAATTAATTTAGCGTACTTGCTTGGAAGTGACTACACTGAGGGCATCCCAAATGTTGGCTTTGTAACAGCAATGGagattttaaatgaatttcCTGGACATGGCTTGGAACCTCTCTTAAAATTTGC tgaGTGGTGGAATGAGGCTCAGAAGAATAAGAAATTGAGACCTAATCCACGGGATACCAAAGTCAAGAAGAAACTGCGAGAGCTGCAGCTTTCTTCAGGTTTTCCAAATCCAGCAGTAGCAGAAGCATACCTGAAGCCTGTGGTGGATGAGACAAGGGGTTCATTCACTTGGGGAAGGCCTGATATAGAGCAGATCAGGGAAT TCTGCAAGGATCACTTTGGCTGGACTACAACAAAGGTAGATGGAATCCTTTTGCCTGTGATGAAACAGTTGAATATGCAGCAG ACTCAGCTTCGAATTGATTCATTCTTCAGGCTAGAACAGCATGAAAAACTAGCTATTAAAAGTCAGAGACTGCGCAGAGCTGTGACTTGtctgaagagaaaggagaaagaagcagATGATGAAATTCAGGATGCCACTCCTATTACAGACATGGAACTTAAACAGCATGAGAAAGCAAATGGGGAAGATACAAATCAAGCTGTGGCAACAAAAGTCcagaggggaaagagaaaaaacccttcaGATTTCAGAAAAGACTGTTTATTTGGAGGTGGTTTTATTGGAAATTTGAAGCTTTCAGATACTTCCAGTGACTCTTCAGTAGAGGAATCAGAAAGCAGAGATTTAGGCAAGAGCAAAAGGAGGAAGAGCACCTCTGCAACAGAGACTGTAGACCATGAAGAGAAAAAGGGTTGCAGTAGCTCAAGTGATGAGGATGAAGACCTGGAAAATGTAGTCATGGTGACTGCCAAACCTGTGtttcaaggcagaaaaaacaAGTCACGGGGcaagagaggaataaaaaagaaaaagtcttaa